From Medicago truncatula cultivar Jemalong A17 chromosome 7, MtrunA17r5.0-ANR, whole genome shotgun sequence, a single genomic window includes:
- the LOC11416568 gene encoding 40S ribosomal protein S9-2 — protein MVHVAFYRNYGKTFKKPRRPYEKERLDAELKLVREYGLRCKRELWRVQYALSRIRNNSRTLLTLDEKNPRRIFEGEALLRRMFKHGLLDETQNKLDYVLALTVENFLERRLQTLVFKSGMAKSIHHARVLIRQRHIRVGRQVVNIPSFMVRVDSQKHIDFSLTSPFGGGLPGRVKRKNLKAAAKKASGGDGDEEDED, from the coding sequence ATGGTTCACGTTGCCTTTTACCGTAACTATGGCAAAACTTTCAAGAAGCCACGTCGTCCATATGAGAAGGAGCGTTTAGATGCTGAGTTGAAGCTCGTCCGAGAGTACGGTCTTCGCTGCAAGCGCGAGCTTTGGAGGGTTCAATATGCTCTTAGCCGTATCCGTAACAATTCTAGGACACTTTTGACACTGGATGAGAAGAATCCTCGTCGGATCTTTGAGGGTGAAGCACTTTTGAGGAGAATGTTCAAACATGGTCTTCTTGATGAAACACAAAACAAGCTTGATTATGTGTTGGCTCTCACTGTTGAGAATTTTCTTGAACGTCGTCTTCAGACTCTTGTGTTCAAATCTGGCATGGCTAAGTCTATTCATCATGCTAGGGTTCTAATCAGGCAGAGGCACATCAGGGTTGGGAGGCAGGTTGTGAACATCCCATCCTTCATGGTAAGGGTTGATTCACAGAAGCACATTGACTTTTCACTCACAAGTCCATTCGGTGGTGGTCTTCCTGGTCGTGTGAAGCGTAAGAACCTTAAGGCTGCAGCCAAGAAGGCTTCCGGTGGTGATGGTGATGAGGAGGATGAAGATTAA